In Nicotiana tabacum cultivar K326 chromosome 2, ASM71507v2, whole genome shotgun sequence, the following proteins share a genomic window:
- the LOC142171568 gene encoding putative amino acid permease 7 has product MSSFGYAAFGNSTPGNLLTGFGFYEPYWLVDFANACVVLHLVGGYQIFSQPLFADIERWFARKFPESKFIHKNHTLKPLPMLPFKLNLMRLVFRTAYVALITGIAVLFPYFNQVVGVSGAITFWPVVVYFPVEMYLTQKKTESWKTKAIVLRVYTMVCLIVILYAFVGPIRGVIVARFS; this is encoded by the exons ATGTCATCATTTGGTTATGCAGCTTTTGGTAATTCCACACCGGGAAACCTCTTGACAGGATTCGGTTTCTATGAACCATATTGGCTTGTAGACTTTGCTAATGCATGTGTTGTTCTTCATCTTGTTGGAGGATATCAG ATTTTCAGCCAGCCACTATTTGCAGATATTGAGAGATGGTTTGCAAGAAAATTCCCAGAGAGCAAGTTTATTCACAAGAATCACACCCTTAAACCATTACCAATGCTGCCATTTAAATTGAACTTGATGAGATTAGTCTTCCGAACAGCATATGTTGCATTAATCACAGGGATTGCAGTATTATTCCCTTACTTTAATCAGGTCGTGGGGGTGTCTGGAGCAATAACTTTTTGGCCTGTTGTCGTTTATTTCCCTGTAGAGATGTACTTAACCCAGAAAAAAACTGAAAGTTGGAAAACCAAAGCTATAGTGCTCCGTGTGTATACAATGGTTTGCCTGATTGTGATATTGTATGCTTTTGTAGGGCCTATCAGAGGAGTGATAGTTGCTAGGTTCAGTTAA
- the LOC142171569 gene encoding putative amino acid permease 7: protein MSSFGYATFGNSTPGNLLTGFGFYEPYWLVDFANACVVLHLVGGYQIFSQPLFADIERWFARKFPESKFFHKNHTLKPLPMLPFKLNLMRLVFRTAYVALITGIAVLFPYFNQVVGVSGAITFWPVVVYFPVEMYLTQKKTESWKTKAIVLRVYTMVCLIVILYAFVGPIRGVIVARFS, encoded by the exons ATGTCATCATTTGGTTATGCAACTTTTGGTAATTCCACACCGGGAAACCTCTTGACAGGATTCGGTTTCTATGAACCATATTGGCTTGTAGACTTTGCTAATGCATGTGTTGTTCTTCATCTTGTTGGAGGATATCAG ATTTTCAGCCAGCCACTATTTGCAGATATTGAGAGATGGTTTGCAAGAAAATTCCCAGAGAGCAAGTTTTTTCACAAGAATCACACCCTTAAACCATTACCAATGCTGCCATTTAAATTGAACTTGATGAGATTAGTCTTCCGAACAGCATATGTTGCATTAATCACAGGGATTGCAGTATTATTCCCTTACTTTAATCAGGTCGTGGGGGTGTCTGGAGCAATAACTTTTTGGCCTGTTGTCGTTTATTTCCCTGTAGAGATGTACTTAACCCAGAAAAAAACTGAAAGTTGGAAAACCAAAGCTATAGTGCTCCGTGTGTATACAATGGTTTGCCTGATTGTGATATTGTATGCTTTTGTAGGGCCTATCAGAGGAGTGATAGTTGCTAGGTTCAGTTAA
- the LOC142171567 gene encoding putative amino acid permease 7: protein MSSFGYAAFGNSTPGNLLTGFGFYEPYWLVDFANACVVLHLVGGYQIFSQPLFADIERWFARKFPESKFIHKNHTLKPLPMLPFKLNLMRLVFRTAYVALITGIAVLFPYFNQVVGVSGAITFWPVVVYFPVEMYLTQKKTESWKTKAIVLRVYTMVCLIVILYAFVGSIRGVIVARFS from the exons ATGTCATCATTTGGTTATGCAGCTTTTGGTAATTCCACACCGGGAAACCTCTTGACAGGATTCGGTTTCTATGAACCATATTGGCTTGTAGACTTTGCTAATGCATGTGTTGTTCTTCATCTTGTTGGAGGATATCAG ATTTTCAGCCAGCCACTATTTGCAGATATTGAGAGATGGTTTGCAAGAAAATTCCCAGAGAGCAAGTTTATTCACAAGAATCACACCCTTAAACCATTACCAATGCTGCCATTTAAATTGAACTTGATGAGATTAGTCTTCCGAACAGCATATGTTGCATTAATCACAGGGATTGCAGTATTATTCCCTTACTTTAATCAGGTCGTGGGGGTGTCTGGAGCAATAACTTTTTGGCCTGTTGTCGTTTATTTCCCTGTAGAGATGTACTTAACCCAGAAAAAAACTGAAAGTTGGAAAACCAAAGCTATAGTGCTCCGTGTGTATACAATGGTTTGCCTGATTGTGATATTGTATGCTTTTGTAGGGTCTATCAGAGGAGTGATAGTTGCTAGGTTCAGTTAA